One genomic window of Salvia miltiorrhiza cultivar Shanhuang (shh) chromosome 4, IMPLAD_Smil_shh, whole genome shotgun sequence includes the following:
- the LOC131023824 gene encoding uncharacterized protein LOC131023824, with translation MATLQKFKFLATQCAVAGSPTKSPTTSPVIHLRRRKTLRMLLGRGGRRLPQRCDDASPDRSDEERSPEKSVSHKLKDLFVSSPPSFSERASENAGERLLPAGGGGGRRGGARSLRPLSATFRQRLLRRAWRPALVAIPE, from the coding sequence ATGGCCACTCTGCAGAAATTCAAGTTCTTAGCAACCCAATGTGCCGTCGCTGGAAGTCCGACCAAGAGCCCGACGACGAGCCCGGTAATCCACCTCCGCCGCCGCAAAACCCTCCGAATGCTTCTCGGCCGCGGAGGGAGGAGGCTGCCCCAGCGCTGCGATGACGCCTCGCCCGATCGCAGCGATGAAGAGCGCTCGCCGGAGAAGAGCGTGAGCCACAAGCTCAAGGATTTGTTCGTCTCGTCGCCGCCCTCATTCAGCGAGAGGGCTTCCGAGAATGCTGGGGAGAGGCTGCTGCCGGCGGGCGGAGGTGGAGGTAGGAGAGGCGGGGCCCGCTCTCTGCGGCCTCTGTCGGCGACGTTTCGGCAACGGTTGTTGAGGAGGGCTTGGCGGCCGGCACTTGTCGCCATACCTGAGTGA
- the LOC131023517 gene encoding uncharacterized protein LOC131023517, whose protein sequence is MVSKNLSNQERNRIVQYLLQNLKNGKPRKGAMKEAVSVFKSSKRTVSRLWAAAKKQQDKGEQIYLTSAKPNAPRRKRVHVDIELIQSLELHKRSTIRRLAVGINRSKSTVWRWVNQGLIRAHTSAIKPNLTAPNKLLRLQFSLEALVFDRIMLALKFKAMNNTVHVDEKWFYITKAAHRPIFSDDGEVLFDGKIGIFPFIQKVPAKRNSKNRPSGTLETKPIQSVTKEVMRDSFINQLLPAIRAKWPANASKIIYIQQDNAKPHIQDTDPEFRAAATVDGFDIRIVHQPPNSPDTNVNDLGWFRAIQSIQTESACYNVDQLIKAVEESYAQLSPHTLNKVFLSLQACMVEIMKQRGHNAYKIPHLKKDALMRANELPTDLGVPLELVEECFSYMNENAPMHQVEGLMDKMGYPHQGGLQNQFEQLGI, encoded by the exons ATGGTGAGCAAAAATCTAAGCAACCAAGAGAGGAATCGGATTGTGCAATATTTACTCCAAAATCTGAAAAACGGCAAGCCACGGAAAGGAGCCATGAAGGAGGCTGTCTCTGTCTTCAAATCTTCGAAACGGACGGTGTCTCGTCTGTGGGCTGCAGCCAAGAAACAGCAAGATAAAGGTGAGCAAATCTATTTAACAAGTGCAAAACCTAATGCACCTAGAAGAAAAAGAGTTCATGTAGACATAGAGCTCATTCAAAGCTTAGAGCTACACAAACGTTCAACAATACGCAGGCTGGCCGTGGGAATTAATCGCAGTAAAAGCACAGTTTGGCGTTGGGTGAATCAGGGGCTGATCAGAGCCCACACAAGCGCTATTAAGCCTAATTTGACAGCGCCTAATAAATTGCTTCGACTACAGTTTTCACTAGAAGCATTGGTGTTTGATCGAATCATGCTGGCTTTAAAGTTTAAAGCTATGAACAACACAGTGCACGTTGACGAGAAATGGTTCTATATAACAAAGGCTGCACACAG ACCGATTTTTTCAGATGATGGTGAGGTTCTTTTTGATGGGAAGATTGGTATCTTCCCATTCATACAAAAGGTACCAGCTAAAAGGAACAGTAAAAACAGGCCTTCGGGGACTTTAGAGACGAAGCCAATTCAGTCCGTAACAAAAGAAGTCATGAGAGACAGTTTCATTAACCAG CTTCTCCCTGCCATTAGAGCCAAGTGGCCTGCAAATGCATCAAAGATCATATACATTCAGCAGGATAATGCCAAACCTCATATCCAGGACACAGACCCTGAATTTAGGGCTGCTGCCACAGTGGATGGGTTTGACATACGAATAGTTCATCAACCCCCAAATTCACCCGACACAAATGTGAATGACTTAGGGTGGTTTCGAGCTATTCAGAGTATCCAAACAGAATCTGCATGCTACAATGTTGATCAATTGATAAAGGCAGTAGAAGAATCATATGCACAGCTCTCTCCTCACACTCTCAACAAGGTCTTTTTGAGTTTACAAGCTTGTATGGTGGAAATCATGAAGCAAAGGGGACACAATGCATACAAGATCCCTCATTTGAAGAAGGATGCACTTATGAGGGCTAATGAGCTTCCTACGGACTTAGGGGTTCCACTAGAGTTAGTGGAAGAGTGCTTCTCCTATATGAATGAGAATGCACCAATGCATCAAGTTGAAGGGTTGATGGATAAAATGGGATATCCACATCAAGGAGGGCTCCAAAATCAGTTTGAGCAGTTAGGAATTTAG
- the LOC131023825 gene encoding lipid phosphate phosphatase 2-like isoform X3, with the protein MWDARDVAHTVRSHGVRLARTHMHDWLILVLLGSIIVGLNIIHPFYRFVGKDMMSDLKYPHKNNTVPFWVVVLSAVPLPIVVFLLFYLRHRDVYDLHAAILGLLFSVLITGVITDAIKDAVGRPRPDFFWRCFPDGKDAYDRWGNVVCHGGEHVIRQGHKSFPSGHTSWAFAGLGFLSLYISGKIKAFDRRGHVAKLCLVVLPLLVSSLIGVSRVDDYRHHWQDVFAGGLIGLVVATFCYLQFFPPPYHADGWWTYAYLHTLEELAANTNNNGQNSGAAEVEIQPNQMNNNSSKVGTSSLPVEDIESGR; encoded by the exons ATGTGGGATGCCAGGGATGTAGCTCATACCGTGAGGTCCCATGGTGTCAGACTAGCAAGGACACATATGCATGACTGGCTAATACTTGTGTTGCTGGGTTCGATTATAGTCGGTCTGAATATTATCCATCCCTTTTATCGGTTTGTTGGGAAGGATATGATGTCTGATCTCAAGTATCCTCATAAGAACAACACagttcctttttgggttgtagTA CTATCTGCAGTTCCATTGCCAATTGTGGTTTTCCTGCTATTCTATCTCCGTCATAGAGATGTATATGATCTTCATGCTGCCATACTAG GACTCCTATTTTCGGTCCTCATAACAGGGGTCATAACTGATGCAATAAAAGATGCAGTTGGTCGCCCTCGGCCTGACTTCTTTTGGCGATGCTTTCCAGATGGGAAGGAT GCTTATGATAGATGGGGAAATGTCGTCTGCCATGGTGGCGAACATGTCATAAGGCAGGGGCATAAGAGTTTTCCCAGTGGGCATACTTCAT GGGCGTTTGCTGGCCTGGGCTTCTTGTCTCTATACATATCTGGGAAGATAAAGGCATTTGATCGTAGAGGTCATGTTGCAAAACTGTGCCTGGTTGTGCTCCCTCTACTTGTTTCATCTCTGATTGGCGTTTCTCGTGTGGATGATTATCGGCACCACTGGCAGGATGTGTTTGCTGGAGGTTTGATAG GTCTTGTAGTTGCCACTTTCTGCTATTTGCAGTTCTTCCCACCTCCATATCATGCCGACG GGTGGTGGACATACGCGTACTTGCACACGTTGGAGGAGCTGGCCGCGAATACGAATAACAATGGTCAGAACTCTGGGGCTGCTGAGGTTGAAATCCAGCCAAATCAAATGAACAACAATTCTTCCAAGGTTGGTACATCCAGCTTGCCAGTTGAAGATATCGAATCTGGAAGATGA
- the LOC131023825 gene encoding lipid phosphate phosphatase 2-like isoform X1 produces the protein MPSPESGSNYCSRIFRASIKSQRRNNTSASTGDRFSQLDFPLIGSKAHQSEMWDARDVAHTVRSHGVRLARTHMHDWLILVLLGSIIVGLNIIHPFYRFVGKDMMSDLKYPHKNNTVPFWVVVLSAVPLPIVVFLLFYLRHRDVYDLHAAILGLLFSVLITGVITDAIKDAVGRPRPDFFWRCFPDGKDAYDRWGNVVCHGGEHVIRQGHKSFPSGHTSWAFAGLGFLSLYISGKIKAFDRRGHVAKLCLVVLPLLVSSLIGVSRVDDYRHHWQDVFAGGLIGLVVATFCYLQFFPPPYHADGWWTYAYLHTLEELAANTNNNGQNSGAAEVEIQPNQMNNNSSKVGTSSLPVEDIESGR, from the exons ATGCCGTCGCCGGAATCCGGATCCAACTATTGTTCTAGAATTTTCCGAGCTTCTATTAAGTCCCAG AGGCGGAATAATACTTCCGCGAGCACCGGTGATAGGTTTTCTCAACTTGACTTCCCTTTGATAGGCTCCAAGGCCCACCAG AGTGAAATGTGGGATGCCAGGGATGTAGCTCATACCGTGAGGTCCCATGGTGTCAGACTAGCAAGGACACATATGCATGACTGGCTAATACTTGTGTTGCTGGGTTCGATTATAGTCGGTCTGAATATTATCCATCCCTTTTATCGGTTTGTTGGGAAGGATATGATGTCTGATCTCAAGTATCCTCATAAGAACAACACagttcctttttgggttgtagTA CTATCTGCAGTTCCATTGCCAATTGTGGTTTTCCTGCTATTCTATCTCCGTCATAGAGATGTATATGATCTTCATGCTGCCATACTAG GACTCCTATTTTCGGTCCTCATAACAGGGGTCATAACTGATGCAATAAAAGATGCAGTTGGTCGCCCTCGGCCTGACTTCTTTTGGCGATGCTTTCCAGATGGGAAGGAT GCTTATGATAGATGGGGAAATGTCGTCTGCCATGGTGGCGAACATGTCATAAGGCAGGGGCATAAGAGTTTTCCCAGTGGGCATACTTCAT GGGCGTTTGCTGGCCTGGGCTTCTTGTCTCTATACATATCTGGGAAGATAAAGGCATTTGATCGTAGAGGTCATGTTGCAAAACTGTGCCTGGTTGTGCTCCCTCTACTTGTTTCATCTCTGATTGGCGTTTCTCGTGTGGATGATTATCGGCACCACTGGCAGGATGTGTTTGCTGGAGGTTTGATAG GTCTTGTAGTTGCCACTTTCTGCTATTTGCAGTTCTTCCCACCTCCATATCATGCCGACG GGTGGTGGACATACGCGTACTTGCACACGTTGGAGGAGCTGGCCGCGAATACGAATAACAATGGTCAGAACTCTGGGGCTGCTGAGGTTGAAATCCAGCCAAATCAAATGAACAACAATTCTTCCAAGGTTGGTACATCCAGCTTGCCAGTTGAAGATATCGAATCTGGAAGATGA
- the LOC131023825 gene encoding lipid phosphate phosphatase 2-like isoform X2: MPSPESGSNYCSRIFRASIKSQRRNNTSASTGDRFSQLDFPLIGSKAHQSEMWDARDVAHTVRSHGVRLARTHMHDWLILVLLGSIIVGLNIIHPFYRFVGKDMMSDLKYPHKNNTVPFWVVVLSAVPLPIVVFLLFYLRHRDVYDLHAAILGVITDAIKDAVGRPRPDFFWRCFPDGKDAYDRWGNVVCHGGEHVIRQGHKSFPSGHTSWAFAGLGFLSLYISGKIKAFDRRGHVAKLCLVVLPLLVSSLIGVSRVDDYRHHWQDVFAGGLIGLVVATFCYLQFFPPPYHADGWWTYAYLHTLEELAANTNNNGQNSGAAEVEIQPNQMNNNSSKVGTSSLPVEDIESGR; this comes from the exons ATGCCGTCGCCGGAATCCGGATCCAACTATTGTTCTAGAATTTTCCGAGCTTCTATTAAGTCCCAG AGGCGGAATAATACTTCCGCGAGCACCGGTGATAGGTTTTCTCAACTTGACTTCCCTTTGATAGGCTCCAAGGCCCACCAG AGTGAAATGTGGGATGCCAGGGATGTAGCTCATACCGTGAGGTCCCATGGTGTCAGACTAGCAAGGACACATATGCATGACTGGCTAATACTTGTGTTGCTGGGTTCGATTATAGTCGGTCTGAATATTATCCATCCCTTTTATCGGTTTGTTGGGAAGGATATGATGTCTGATCTCAAGTATCCTCATAAGAACAACACagttcctttttgggttgtagTA CTATCTGCAGTTCCATTGCCAATTGTGGTTTTCCTGCTATTCTATCTCCGTCATAGAGATGTATATGATCTTCATGCTGCCATACTAG GGGTCATAACTGATGCAATAAAAGATGCAGTTGGTCGCCCTCGGCCTGACTTCTTTTGGCGATGCTTTCCAGATGGGAAGGAT GCTTATGATAGATGGGGAAATGTCGTCTGCCATGGTGGCGAACATGTCATAAGGCAGGGGCATAAGAGTTTTCCCAGTGGGCATACTTCAT GGGCGTTTGCTGGCCTGGGCTTCTTGTCTCTATACATATCTGGGAAGATAAAGGCATTTGATCGTAGAGGTCATGTTGCAAAACTGTGCCTGGTTGTGCTCCCTCTACTTGTTTCATCTCTGATTGGCGTTTCTCGTGTGGATGATTATCGGCACCACTGGCAGGATGTGTTTGCTGGAGGTTTGATAG GTCTTGTAGTTGCCACTTTCTGCTATTTGCAGTTCTTCCCACCTCCATATCATGCCGACG GGTGGTGGACATACGCGTACTTGCACACGTTGGAGGAGCTGGCCGCGAATACGAATAACAATGGTCAGAACTCTGGGGCTGCTGAGGTTGAAATCCAGCCAAATCAAATGAACAACAATTCTTCCAAGGTTGGTACATCCAGCTTGCCAGTTGAAGATATCGAATCTGGAAGATGA